The Nocardioides sp. S5 genome includes a window with the following:
- the rpmH gene encoding 50S ribosomal protein L34 — protein MSKRTYQPNNRRRHKVHGFRLRMRTRAGRSILSSRRRKGRKSLAV, from the coding sequence GTGAGCAAGCGTACCTACCAGCCGAACAACCGTCGCCGTCACAAGGTGCACGGCTTCCGTCTGCGCATGCGGACCCGCGCCGGCCGCTCGATCCTGTCCAGCCGCCGCCGCAAGGGCCGCAAGAGCCTGGCGGTCTGA